One window of Oncorhynchus masou masou isolate Uvic2021 chromosome 28, UVic_Omas_1.1, whole genome shotgun sequence genomic DNA carries:
- the aqp3b gene encoding aquaporin-3b, with protein MGKQKALMDKLARTFQVRHMLLREALAECLGTLILVMFGCGAVAQLVLSGGSHGMFLTVNFAFGFAATLGILVSGQISGGHLNPTVTFALCLLGREPWRKFPVFFLFQTIGAFLGAGIIFGMYFDALWDYGQGTLIVVGENATAGIFATYPSKHLTLVNGFFDQIIGTAALIVCILAIVDPYNNPIPRGLEAFTVGFVVLVIGLSMGFNSGYAVNPARDLGPRIFTALAGWGGEVFTANAYWFFVPIFAPFIGAVLGVMVYQLMVGYHVEGEAREKKEEEEKEEQDERLKLSSLTTKDNA; from the exons ATGGGAAAACAGAAGGCGCTTATGGACAAGCTCGCAAGGACCTTTCAGGTCCGTCACATGCTGCTACGCGAGGCTCTGGCAGAATGCCTGGGAACCCTGATACTGGTG ATGTTTGGCTGTGGTGCGGTGGCCCAGCTGGTGCTTAGTGGTGGCTCCCATGGAATGTTCCTCACCGTCAACTTTGCCTTTGGCTTCGCTGCTACACTGGGCATCTTGGTCAGCGGACAGATCTCAG GAGGCCACCTGAACCCAACGGTGACCTTCGCCCTCTGTCTATTGGGGAGAGAACCTTGGAGGAAATTCCCTGTGTTTTTCTTGTTCCAGACTATAGGGGCCTTCCTGGGAGCTGGGATCATATTTGGCATGTATTTTG ATGCGTTGTGGGACTACGGCCAAGGAACACTGATCGTTGTGGGGGAGAATGCCACTGCTGGGATCTTTGCCACATATCCCTCCAAACATCTCACTCTGGTTAATGGATTCTTTGATCAG ATTATAGGCACAGCAGCTCTGATCGTGTGTATCCTGGCCATCGTGGACCCCTACAACAACCCCATCCCCAGGGGCCTGGAGGCCTTCACGGTGGGGTTTGTGGTGCTGGTCATCGGCCTGTCAATGGGCTTCAACTCGGGCTACGCTGTCAACCCTGCCAGGGACCTGGGCCCACGCATCTTTACTGCCCTGGCTGGCTGGGGTGGTGAGGTCTTCAC GGCTAATGCCTACTGGTTCTTTGTGCCAATCTTTGCCCCCTTCATTGGTGCAGTGTTGGGGGTGATGGTGTACCAGCTTATGGTGGGGTACCATGTGGAGGGAGAAGCACGAgagaagaaggaagaggaggagaaggaggagcaaGATGAAAGGCTCAAATTGTCCAGCCTAACTACCAAGGACAATGCATGA